The DNA window CGCGCCGCCGATCGAGAGCACACCCGGGGCAGGGAGGTTGGCCCACCCGAGGTTGTGCTTCTGCAGTTCGGTGACGATGGCCTCGATGCTGGCGCCCGCACCGGCGGTGACGGTGGCCGGGGTGCCCGGGTTCACCGTGATGCTGTTGAGGTGGGTCATCGTGTCGGCGAGGATCACCTTCTCGACGTTGCCGCCCTTCTCCACGGTGAGCGGGGTCCAGCCGTGCATCGCGCCGCGCGGTCGAATCTTGTACCCGTTCGTGTGCGCCCAGTCGGCGAGCCGGACCACGTCCTCGGGTGTCTTGGGCGAACAGACCCAGGTGGCGTCCAGCATGATCTCCTTGGACCAGTTCTGGTACGCCTGCTGGAACAGCGCGATGCCGTCCGGGAAGTTCGGCGGCGTCGGCAGCGGCGCCACCGGACCGGACGATCCGAGCGACCCGAGGGAAGCCGTGGAACCCGCGGGCACCGCGAAGGCGGGGGTCCAGCCTCCGGCGACGGCGCCGGCCGCCAGGGCGCCGGCGCCCGCGGCCAGGAAACCGCGCCGCGAGAGCCGGGGTTGCTCGTCGATTGACGTCATTCGTGTACTCCAGGATGTCGAGGGGACGGGGGAGGGTGTGGGTGTACCGGCCGGGTCGACTGGGGTGTCGACCCGGCCGGCAGGGTGTCGGAGGGGTTGTCGGGGCCGCTCGGCGCCTACGCGACGGTGAGCACGACGTCCGCGAGTGCGGGCGCGCCGTCGCGATCGGGCACGGTGGCCGAGATCAGCAGACGGTCGCCGTCGCGCCAGATCCGTGTCCGAAGCGTCTCGCCCGGGTAGACCACCCCGGCGAAGCGAGCACGAAATCCCTTGACGCGGTCGGCATCACCGCCCAGCACGGTGTCGGTCGCCGCCTTGCACACGATGCCGTACGTGCACAGTCCATGCAGGATAGGCGCAGGGAACCCGGCGGCGGAGGCGAATGCGGGATCCGAATGGAGAGGATTGCGGTCTCCGCACATCCGGTAGAGCAGGGCCTGCTGTGACAGCACCTGCGAGGTCACGTCGGCGTCGGGTTCGCGGTCGGGGAGCTCGACGGATTCGGACGGTCCTCGTTCGCCGCCGAAACCGCCTTCTCCACGGGCGAAGATCGACGATCGCGCCGTCCACAGGGGCGTACCGTCGAGCGCCACGGTCGTGGACTCCTGCACCACCACCGCGGCCTTGCCCTTGTCCCACACCTCGGCGATCCGAGTGG is part of the Rhodococcus sp. SGAir0479 genome and encodes:
- a CDS encoding MaoC/PaaZ C-terminal domain-containing protein, which gives rise to MPIDPSIAVGAELPAQQFSWSPSDVQLYHLGIGAGARPLDQRELRYLDDAKPQVLPTFATVVANIHATEAPRVSFPGIEIDLAKVVHGSQEVTVHQPIPASGSAQTTTRIAEVWDKGKAAVVVQESTTVALDGTPLWTARSSIFARGEGGFGGERGPSESVELPDREPDADVTSQVLSQQALLYRMCGDRNPLHSDPAFASAAGFPAPILHGLCTYGIVCKAATDTVLGGDADRVKGFRARFAGVVYPGETLRTRIWRDGDRLLISATVPDRDGAPALADVVLTVA